In Papaver somniferum cultivar HN1 chromosome 9, ASM357369v1, whole genome shotgun sequence, the genomic stretch AAGTGAAGGCAGCAGCTAAAGGGCGCGGCCGCACCACTTGGTCGGCCGGTTTGCCCTAGCTTGCGCCGCCTATCACCGACGGGCCATGTCCCATGTTGTTGGCCGCCAGTCCCTCTTTCCCATCTACCAATCAAATTGCTCCAAagccgctacctacactttttaattaaagatGGAAGTTGGCTGGTTGACGTGCTTAGTTtcttaagaaattgaatctagacTTTCCATGTCAATCTTTAAACGATCACGACCGTACGACTTGGCCGGATGAGATTTATCAAGCTTAGATTCTTCCTGAAGTGACTAAACAAGCTCCATGGTATTcactggcgggcccacttctATTCAAGCCAATCGTAACTCTTCTATCCTGCAGGTGGCATCCATGATCGCtatccaaagtaggctagtcacgCGGTTGAAAAAGGTTTTTAACGAGTTAAGACCGGCCATGGTAGTCTTAAATCCATCGgggccgtccaacttagccaacctAATTGGATGTCTTAGATTTTATTTTAGGCGACCAATAAAGTGATGATATGTTCATAGGCTCACCTTTAGCCTTGGCCAATCACGTTGCTCACAACCTGCCAGCAGCATATCAAATCGATCACCTAAAGTAGGTTGGTCACTCGCCTTTAAAAGACTTGAATTCAACTCACGACATCATGTGGCtatcgcaaaacgatctcggtcgtccaacttgGCCATccaaattgaccggcctagatctaaTTTTGGGAGACCAATAAGATGTCGTCGTGGTCACCGGCCGCCCCTCTTCCATGAGGACCGATCGAATTGTCCTCAACCTACCCGAACGACTCCTGGCAGCTGCTCAAAGTAGTTTGGTTATGCTACTCATAAAAGTCTTAAATAagtcaatgataatcaacaactgccgcaaatcatcttaaCCATCCAACTTGGTTGGATGACTTGACCGACTTAAATCCAATCTTAGGTGACCAATGGGACGCCATGATTGTTTTCAGCTGCTTCCCTTCTCCATGAGTCAATCATGTCATCTTTAGTTGACTTACTTGGCTGCCAACTGTTCGACCAAAGAAGGCTGGTTGCGCTCTCAACAACGGCACTTCATATGCATCGATtaatttgagctgcttgcttaataacgatgctttacatgcatcgaatataaatgatattttataaatatcgatttcacgaataacttaattatttaacctaaaagcattgtatgctattttttgcggcaagtctcacgacttgacttGTCACTTATGACTGCtcgccgcctagcttgcgcgtgattggtcaaaatatttAGGTCTTGCGAGCAAGACCCACTCAGAAACTACCATGCATGACTTGTTCCATTCCTCAtgtaacttgctacatattttctgcaaaatactcgagacatcaaacatgtcacaaactggaggatgttcatcagggtattggtctggcggtttacagcgtgcggcgtgcaacacgcccattatgagaaagtgtcaggaaaggcggacaattACTGGcagtagagaagtagtgggtgtaaaaccGACCGGTCTTCCCCTCATtatagggacgtggttttcatcATTTACACGATCCTCACTTCTCAATTACTAAGctatttccacttcctatgagattagGGTGTGTctgactatgacttgtataaatagattttcaatctatttcaaccgaGGGGGATTcattaacacaagtatccagaaaacactaagaacttatagcttacattctgcaagcgggttctacattctgatacaagtcatatagcaaccacactttcatagttcatcattctaatctcaacaccttctttgcttacctccctaagatcaacccttctccttcattttgtgaccgaagcaagactggaacgaccatttcttggtttaggccagaattgtacagattgatctctcgaaactAAAATACTCATGTgcaatacatttgtttagggcACACCCAATTTATCATTTTCAGCAatatcagtttttaccctactacagaggtcttagcatgtttgcctgatctgataccaattgaaaaagcgggggtataacaaccacacccaataattcgttcgaaaatctgtatggactaaactccaatataattcctagagcaccaacttaaaagtgagattcaatcaagaaatacatcaaagagctttatctctttctcaatacaatcagcgaatcgaacagatagaaatccgtgagcctgattgatatgagaaataacttagacggtaccaaaaaccaatgcccaagtgtcaatgaagttatatccaacaaacaaagttGGATTTATCAAATGTGATTGAACTttgcacaacccgtgatatttcaattatataaacaaatataatgcggaaaagaaatgacacagacaccaaaaattttgttaacgagaaaatcgcaaatgtagaaaaaccccgggacctagtccaaatttaaaaactacactgtattaagccgctacagactctagcctactacaagttaacttcggacttgaatgtagttgagacctacccaagtctcacaccgattaaggtacagtcgcgtttcttatgcctctagaaccacgccggattctccgcacttgattcccttagatgatctcacccacaactaagagtttctacgacccaaagtcgaagacttataaacaaatctgactcccacagatatgtctatcctttattctttttgttccatcttttgatacaaagatcaatgtgaacatgaaccagctaataatccggtcttatactccggaagagcaacctagaaatattagtcacctcacaataacctaactgattaacataagaagttattacggaatcacaagagtctgagacgaagaaccgttgtgattactttttatatcttacccatcaaagataaatctcgagtaaatcttggagaagataaaactcaataagatagaacaagtaacattagaatacgcaactacaaagataatagttggatctggcttcaccaatcccaaatgaagtcttcaagtcgttaacctaataatggttttgtaaaacctacgttaaaagagaatcgactctagtttgcaactaggacacacagaagtgtcgggattaggttttccatttgatagagttctcccttatgtagtatttcaaatcagggttgcttacaatcaaagctaagatagcttagtaccAAAGCATTCAGTACtcatcgttagatgaactcctgatttgagattcaagctaagtctgcttagaaattaagcaattaatctccaccgttagatggtcttagcttgttacacacaaataaaatatacttatatttagatatggatatggataaccgtacctaaacgtgtatattgggttggttaaataacagttaaccgaatttagtcatatgaacacctatgacttaaccatattcatctaacagttctagatcaaatatgatgatcaatcaatcatgatagataatcaaatgaatctaattgtgtttcaaatagagttgttcaatttttcaatatctcgtagaaatattcatgaacaaactgaaacgaaatcagtttgattcatgattgtacaaagtacttatacaagaataaattcatgaacattaatccacggtttgcaaagttaatttgcattccttagatcataaatgttttatttcatgagtacgagaatcatacattaccgattttataacttaaccactgtgttcacaAACTGGGTACGCAAACAACAGctcggaccttggcctagtcaagccattcgcaaacccggttcgcaaaCAACCATTCCAGACTCACCTCAGGTAatcccgttcgcatactaggtacgcaaacaagagttccataccttctcagataAATCCGTtctcatactaggtacgcaaacaagagttccagacgtgaatcatcacaatacagttcgcatactaggtatgcataccgtgttgtatccagacatgggtaattgttctaaactcttatttcaatcattgaatcatccttagaagacgacaatggtaatcttacaaataccattagcttcaagtaattttcaagtgattgaatgatcaatgcgaaacttcccgagctaacatcaaatgattgtctgacacaaatcatataagatgttcaaggtaattttcacatgatcatcttttgacttaatattcagtttccaacaaataaattgtttcaactaaactcgtcaagaatacgatgaacatatcTAAAGTAAAaggcttccaacacgtatttcgagaaataaataagcgagataaactcggctcggaatatcaaatgtgtataatgtaaaagtatatatagttatatgacttagtcttattagaagatagaatagaatagacttctgagtgatagataagttttagtctccacataccttttgttgatgaagttcctccaagctcctcagcagatcttcttcttcaattggtgaacgttgtgaagtataaagatcaactacacattctatccttatCCGAgatatatctataagtagactagaaatcaagtatatagttttgatcaactaaacttgacaaacaagcttgagatagaaacgcttgcgagttcgaccgagcaatgctctaacaacgtgAACCTCAATCATATCAACTATGACATTCAACCCCTTTAAGATTATTTTTTTATGCTTTTTAATTTTTAGTGTTGTTGGGATGTTTAAACCGCAAATTTTGTAAAATTACTCAAGCGAGAAATaaattttaaatttcaatttataaaggaactaaaataaaaataaaaaacaatcagAATTTTCTAGTGGTTAAGAGGAAAACACAAATAAATTTAAGCATTTTTTTTGTTATCTCTTTGCGGTTGTTAAATATTTTCTAAATTAAGAATTGATTAAATTAAATCAAACAACTGAACTCAATTAATTAGCTAGAAAAAAGGTTTTACCTAAACATATACtaactccttattttataatcttttttgttatttttctcaaaaaaatTTGTTATCCTTCACGAGAAAAGAAATCGTTTTTTGCCAACTCTCAAAATTTAGGCAAAAGAAAGACAAAGTACCAGAAAAGGTTGACAAAGGTTTCTCAACTTGTTAACCTCTTTGTCGTTATTGTTATATGTTTTATGTCGTATGTTTATTGTGATGATTTTCATGTCATGTGTCAGATCTATTGTGATACATGTCGTGCCGATTTGAGACCGAAATTTCTGAACCTATCAAAGGTAGAATGGAAATGATCCTTGATAAGattgtttaattattattttaaatccAATTTTGTTTATTTAGCTttgttttttgtatttattttgaatGCACAAAATGCGCAATGAACGTACAACATTAATTTATTACTTTATTTATATAGGAGCTAAGGTAGGGTTAGAATGCAGAAATAAAGAAGGTGGAAACATTACATACACGGCCGAGGATGTTGTGACCGATGAGGATGGTATGTATTCAGTAGTAATTAATGGTGATCATGAAGATGACATATGTAAAGTATTACTCAAAGAAAGCCCTAGGTCTGATTGTAACGAAGTTGTTCCTACAAGAAATCAAGGTCATGTAGCCATCACTGATAACAATGATATTGATTCTCCTATTCGATTCATGAATTCCTTTGCGTTCCTGAAGAAAGAACCTCTCTCCAATTGCTCTAAAGTCATCGCTAATTTAGGCATTACACCCGATGATATCACGGTACTATGATGTAATATATTTTGTCTAAAGTGTACATGCATACTGTAAATTTTACAAGTAAAAAGTGTTTATACACCATAGCGTCATACGTTAAATGCAATTGTTTTTAAGGAGTTTATTTGTTGATACCTTAACAAAATAATTTTGGATGAGTAGAATTGGCATCATaggaacaaaaaagaaaacataaagcttaaaattattaaaagaatatctTTCCACTTAATAACTACATCACCCAACATAAAACCTGACTATTACCGGGAAGAAAAATGCAATTGAAAGGTGAAAATATTTGCCTTGATTATAACATCTAACACTATCAACAAACAACAAGGAGAAGACAAATCCCATCTTTATATAATGTTCGAAAATATACCAGCAACGCCGAAAAAGTTATGTAATATCCCAGAAGACTCCATGACACCCGAAGAATTCCAGGATGAGACATATGAATAATGACCCGAGGAAATAATGGCATGGAAAAAATATGGTGAAACCATATAACCCAAAGGTGCGAGTCAATGATCCAGAGCGAAACAATCAATATTAGTTTAGGTTCGACAGGAAAAAAAAATATGGAGATTGGAAAGGGCGAGATCAGCACTAagcgaagaagagaagattcatATACCCAGTTTAAACGAAGTTGAATACACCGCTTTCCGAAATCTTCAAATGGTTAGATCGGAAATACAACTTTAACTACCTATACAATCGGGGGAAACAACTAGATAACGCGGAAAATACCAAAG encodes the following:
- the LOC113308793 gene encoding olee1-like protein; the encoded protein is MSCRFETEISEPIKGAKVGLECRNKEGGNITYTAEDVVTDEDGMYSVVINGDHEDDICKVLLKESPRSDCNEVVPTRNQGHVAITDNNDIDSPIRFMNSFAFLKKEPLSNCSKVIANLGITPDDITVL